A window of Massilia sp. NR 4-1 genomic DNA:
GATCTGGCCGTCGAAGGCCGCCACCGAAGCGGTATTGATCATGACGCCGCGCTCGCCGTGCTCCAGCGCCTCGTTCTGGGCGATGGCTTCGGCCGCCAGGCGGCACATATTGAAGGTGCCGACCAGGTTGATGTTGACCACGCGCTGGAACAGTTCCAGCGGATGGGCGCCGTCCTTGCCCACGGTTTTCATGGCGGGCGCCACGCCGGCGCAGTTGATCAGGCCGCGCAGCGTACCCAGTGCCTTGGCGGCGGCGACGACGGCCTGGCCGTCCGCTTCCGAGGTGACGTCGCATTTGACGAATGTACCCTTGAGTTCAGCGGCCAGCTTTTCGCCCGCCTCCACCTGCACATCGGCCAGCACCACTTTGCCGCCCGCCTGCGCCAGCATGGCCGCCGTGGCCGCGCCCAGACCGGAAGCGCCGCCGGTGATGATGAATACACTGTCTTTGATCTGCATCTCGTCCCCTATCTCGGATTGGATGACGTTTACGTTAACGTCAAGTGGGGCTTATTGTAGCCTAATCAATTACATTGAATCCAGCCGCCCGTGTTTGTGCAGGATTTGCCGCTGGGCGTGGTCAGCGTGGCGCCGGAACCGATGTAGCGGTTGCCATGGATGTCGGTGCAGCCGCCCGGCGTGCAGTTGGCGACGGGGACGGGGCGGTTGTCCTGCGCCGCGCCGCTGGCAGCGGACGGCGTGAACGAAGAGCCGGTGGCGGGAGGGCGGCCGCTATCCAGCACGGCGCTGGGCAGCACCAGCTGCGGCCCGGTGGGCGGCGCGGCGGCCGGTACGCGCGGCATCTGCGGCATCACGCTGCGGTGCGGCGCATCGCGCCGCTGCGGCGCCGTGCGGCAAGGCTCGACCGCCAGGCGCGTGCCGTCCGCGCTCAGCTTGCAGACCGGCAGGCGGGCGTAGGCGGCTTTTTCCTTGGCCGTCATGGTGGGGATGGCGGGATAAACGGAGTCCGGGCTGGGCGCATTCTGCAGGCTGGCGGCGGCCGGGGACACCGGCGCGGCCGCAGGCGCGGAGACCGGGGCGAGCGCAAAGGGCTTGCGCTCCCGCGGCGCCGGGCCGGCGCTGGCTGCAGTGGCTACAGTGGCCGCAGTGGCTACGCTGGCCGCCACGGCCGCTTTTGCCGGTTTCGGCGCCGCATGCACAGCTTCAGGCGCTGCCGCAGTTCTGGTCCTGGACTTCGCTTTGTCCTTGGCCGGTTCCTGCGCCGCCTCCTTCGCCAATTTCCTGGCCGCTTCCTTGGCCGATTTCTTGGCCGGCTCCTTGGCGCCGCCGGCGGCCTTGCCTGGCTTTGTTTTGGCCTTGTCTTTTGCTTTCGCCTTGTCCT
This region includes:
- a CDS encoding 3-hydroxyacyl-CoA dehydrogenase; this translates as MQIKDSVFIITGGASGLGAATAAMLAQAGGKVVLADVQVEAGEKLAAELKGTFVKCDVTSEADGQAVVAAAKALGTLRGLINCAGVAPAMKTVGKDGAHPLELFQRVVNINLVGTFNMCRLAAEAIAQNEALEHGERGVMINTASVAAFDGQIGQAAYASSKAAVAGLTLPMARDLSRNGIRVMTIAPGIFETPMLLGMPAEVQDALGKMVPFPSRLGKPAEYAQLAKAIIENVMLNGETIRLDGAIRMQPK